The following are encoded in a window of Hypomesus transpacificus isolate Combined female unplaced genomic scaffold, fHypTra1 scaffold_31, whole genome shotgun sequence genomic DNA:
- the LOC124463932 gene encoding protein yippee-like 1 isoform X1 yields MDHTKICERDLLRWRKYFLRCIQRSSRGSSFWVPFPPVVSVWSVPHTHSRTTTALACIFQCFFCQQVQQSCNSSSASPDASDEPCSSDMVKMTKSKTFQAYLPSCHRTYSCIHCRAHLANHDELISKSFQGSQGRAYLFNSVVNIGCGPAEERVLLTGLHAVADIYCENCKTTLGWKYEHAFESSQKYKEGKFIIELAHMIKDNGWE; encoded by the exons ATGGACCACACAAAAATTTGTGAACGTGACCTGCTTCGGTGGAGAAAATATTTTCTCCGCTGCATTCAAAGATCTTCTCGAGGATCCTCATTTTGG GTTCCATTTCCtcctgtggtgtctgtgtggagcGTGCCACACACCCACTCCAGAACAACGACGGCTTTGGCTTGCATCTTCCAGTGCTTCTTCTGTCAGCAAGTTCAGCAGAGCTGCAACTCGTCCAGTGCCAGCCCTGACGCCAGTGACGAGCCCTGCTCGAGTGATATGGTGAAGATGACCAAGTCGAAGACATTCCAGGCTTACCTGCCTAGTTGCCATCGTACATACAGCTGCATCCACTGTCGGGCACATCTGGCGAACCACGACGAGCTGATTTCAAAG tCGTTTCAAGGCAGCCAGGGAAGAGCCTATCTCTTTAACTCGGT TGTCAACATCGGCTGCGGCCCGGCCGAGGAGCGGGTCCTCCTCACAGGCTTGCACGCAGTAGCAGACATCTACTGTGAAAACTGTAAAACCACCCTGGGCTGGAAATAC GAGCATGCGTTCGAGAGCAGTCAGAAGTACAAGGAAGGGAAATTCATAATCGAGCTGGCGCACATGATCAAGGACAACGGATGGGAGTGA
- the LOC124463932 gene encoding protein yippee-like 1 isoform X2, translated as MVKMTKSKTFQAYLPSCHRTYSCIHCRAHLANHDELISKSFQGSQGRAYLFNSVVNIGCGPAEERVLLTGLHAVADIYCENCKTTLGWKYEHAFESSQKYKEGKFIIELAHMIKDNGWE; from the exons ATGGTGAAGATGACCAAGTCGAAGACATTCCAGGCTTACCTGCCTAGTTGCCATCGTACATACAGCTGCATCCACTGTCGGGCACATCTGGCGAACCACGACGAGCTGATTTCAAAG tCGTTTCAAGGCAGCCAGGGAAGAGCCTATCTCTTTAACTCGGT TGTCAACATCGGCTGCGGCCCGGCCGAGGAGCGGGTCCTCCTCACAGGCTTGCACGCAGTAGCAGACATCTACTGTGAAAACTGTAAAACCACCCTGGGCTGGAAATAC GAGCATGCGTTCGAGAGCAGTCAGAAGTACAAGGAAGGGAAATTCATAATCGAGCTGGCGCACATGATCAAGGACAACGGATGGGAGTGA